A genomic segment from Orientia tsutsugamushi str. Boryong encodes:
- a CDS encoding TrbI/VirB10 family protein has translation MVDLASPSITGLSPVRLIHLILTHLAYYVPISYVSAIFSSIAKFLQTKAIKPDMTPTLNLVAGGQQQQEFQIGDALQSGAYSGASNAFDKLADFAIKRADSMSPVIVVASGRVIDVVFKKGFDLCEHKKKLKIQLMRHQLAMKKLICIINSTNHKG, from the coding sequence ATGGTGGATCTAGCTTCTCCTTCCATAACTGGACTTTCACCAGTAAGATTAATTCACCTTATCTTGACGCACTTAGCATATTATGTACCTATTTCCTATGTTAGCGCTATATTTAGCAGTATAGCTAAATTTCTTCAGACTAAGGCTATTAAACCTGATATGACACCAACTTTAAACCTAGTAGCTGGAGGTCAGCAACAACAAGAGTTTCAGATTGGAGATGCACTTCAGTCTGGAGCTTACTCTGGAGCTAGCAATGCTTTTGATAAGCTAGCTGATTTTGCTATAAAACGAGCTGATTCCATGAGCCCAGTCATTGTTGTTGCCTCAGGTAGAGTCATAGATGTTGTATTTAAAAAAGGTTTTGACTTATGCGAGCACAAGAAAAAGTTAAAAATTCAACTTATGCGCCATCAATTAGCAATGAAAAAGTTAATTTGCATAATAAATTCGACCAATCACAAAGGCTAG
- a CDS encoding IS630 family transposase — MARSYSYDLRMKLFKALDEGLSIVKACKIFNISRNTRYRWKHLKRETGDIKAKPYGAAKGYNAKIDLKEFEGLIINHHDKTAKELSIILGNRLQKTRINYYRKLLGYTYKKTHFHPKRDIVLRNEFIEKVKQISKENLVFIDESGIEDNACREYGWSIKGTRCYVNKAYQHKSRVSMIAGLCNNQIIAPVIFEGNCNKEIFTTYVETILIKELRPGQIVIMDNINFHKNNTIKVLIESVGCSILFLPTYSPDLNPIEHYWFKIKNEIRKVTAQFKDISMAVAHVMQFI; from the coding sequence ATGGCAAGAAGCTACAGTTACGATTTAAGAATGAAGCTATTCAAAGCCCTAGATGAGGGGCTATCAATTGTTAAAGCATGTAAAATATTCAACATAAGTCGTAATACGAGATATAGATGGAAACATCTTAAAAGAGAAACAGGAGATATTAAAGCAAAACCTTATGGAGCAGCAAAAGGTTATAATGCAAAAATAGACCTCAAAGAATTTGAGGGGTTAATTATCAATCATCATGATAAAACAGCTAAAGAATTAAGTATTATACTAGGTAATAGATTACAAAAAACTAGAATAAATTATTACAGAAAACTACTAGGATATACTTATAAAAAAACTCATTTTCATCCCAAAAGGGATATTGTGTTAAGGAATGAATTTATCGAGAAGGTAAAGCAAATTTCTAAAGAAAATCTAGTATTTATTGATGAGTCAGGAATAGAGGATAATGCTTGTAGAGAATATGGATGGAGTATAAAAGGTACTAGATGTTATGTCAATAAAGCTTATCAACATAAATCCAGGGTCAGTATGATAGCAGGGCTTTGTAATAATCAAATTATAGCACCAGTAATATTTGAAGGAAATTGTAATAAAGAAATATTTACAACTTATGTAGAAACTATATTAATCAAAGAATTGCGCCCTGGACAAATAGTAATTATGGATAATATCAATTTCCATAAGAATAATACAATTAAAGTATTAATAGAATCGGTTGGCTGCAGTATTCTATTCTTACCTACATATAGTCCAGATTTAAATCCTATAGAACATTATTGGTTTAAGATTAAGAACGAAATAAGAAAAGTTACTGCTCAATTCAAAGATATTAGCATGGCTGTAGCACACGTAATGCAGTTTATCTGA
- a CDS encoding toprim domain-containing protein: MAPHDSPITIITEGVETALSLKQAGINGKIIAAIGIHNFKNYQPFEGENIIIAADNDGQNSITMNTVDKAKKTLENSGAKVLKVMPTQEGDFNDLLQIHGAEAIRQIIIPEIAKLIKLNEIQSESITNQSEVKELYAKSLPLYDYNKKEKANAEVTTVNKFLEKYTGIYNSKVFDNPNLRATMVFDEKTQKSRPALTVFVKNEKGEITGAKILALNSKTCNKADIPEKSVGTISGSFAEIAQQNSNYSPVTIITNDIETALTIQQARVEGKILCAIEAENLQNYNPGSKEKIILAVKNDVNTEKAEKVLEDKGAIVCTVKNDFNNVLKTQGSYAVRNIISPEISNLTEKNESIQTNIQPRLCLKI; this comes from the coding sequence TTGGCACCACATGATTCGCCTATAACAATTATAACAGAAGGCGTTGAAACAGCTTTAAGTCTAAAACAAGCAGGAATTAATGGAAAAATTATCGCTGCTATTGGCATACATAATTTCAAGAACTATCAACCATTTGAAGGAGAAAACATAATCATAGCGGCAGATAATGATGGACAAAATTCTATAACAATGAATACTGTTGATAAAGCGAAAAAAACACTCGAAAATAGTGGAGCAAAGGTGTTAAAAGTGATGCCAACACAAGAAGGTGATTTCAACGACCTATTACAAATTCATGGAGCTGAAGCTATTAGACAGATTATAATACCTGAAATTGCCAAACTTATTAAATTGAACGAAATACAAAGTGAATCAATAACGAATCAAAGTGAGGTTAAAGAATTATATGCAAAATCTTTACCCCTATACGACTATAACAAAAAGGAAAAAGCTAATGCGGAAGTAACAACAGTCAACAAATTTTTGGAAAAATATACAGGAATTTATAATTCAAAAGTCTTTGATAATCCTAATTTAAGAGCAACCATGGTTTTTGATGAAAAGACTCAAAAATCCCGGCCTGCACTTACTGTTTTTGTTAAAAATGAAAAAGGTGAAATTACTGGAGCTAAGATATTAGCCTTGAATTCAAAAACCTGTAATAAAGCTGATATTCCAGAAAAATCTGTTGGTACAATTAGTGGATCATTTGCTGAAATTGCTCAACAAAATTCAAACTACTCACCTGTAACAATCATTACAAATGATATTGAGACAGCGTTAACCATTCAACAAGCTAGAGTCGAAGGAAAAATCTTATGTGCCATTGAAGCTGAAAATTTGCAAAACTATAATCCTGGCTCAAAAGAAAAGATCATTCTAGCGGTTAAAAATGACGTAAATACTGAAAAAGCAGAAAAAGTTTTGGAAGATAAGGGAGCAATAGTCTGTACGGTCAAAAATGACTTCAATAATGTATTAAAAACTCAAGGATCATATGCCGTTAGAAATATTATCAGCCCTGAAATAAGCAACCTTACTGAAAAAAATGAATCAATCCAAACTAACATACAACCAAGATTATGTCTGAAAATTTAA
- a CDS encoding DNA adenine methylase: MSTAISNEPKPFLHWVGGKRRIVNKLIEHLPSGPYYNYYEPFLGGGALFFQVRHLFKQCFLSDINLDLITSYHAVKKNPNEVNRLLNLYHKNHSENYYYKIRDNYYSNDPNDITAKFIYLNKYSFRGIYRLNRDGTSAQTFSDKRYLKLHICSRINKCSKLLTDVSICAMDFSFIEPKKGDFVYLDPPYHQSGERFYTRVPFDEKEQIRLRDFVYELNNKGVKIMLSNNNTAFIKDLYKDFFITHIPVTYSINQQRNTVNELIITNY, translated from the coding sequence GTGTCAACGGCAATTTCTAATGAACCAAAGCCTTTTCTTCACTGGGTTGGAGGTAAAAGGAGAATTGTTAATAAATTAATAGAGCATCTTCCTTCAGGGCCATACTATAATTACTATGAACCATTTCTTGGAGGTGGGGCTTTATTTTTTCAAGTTAGGCATCTGTTTAAACAATGTTTTTTGTCTGATATTAATCTCGACTTAATTACTAGTTATCACGCTGTAAAAAAGAATCCAAATGAAGTCAACAGATTACTGAATCTATATCACAAAAACCATTCTGAAAATTACTACTATAAAATAAGAGACAATTATTATAGTAATGATCCTAATGATATCACGGCAAAATTTATATATCTTAATAAATACTCTTTTAGGGGAATTTATAGGCTAAACAGAGATGGTACATCTGCTCAAACATTTTCTGATAAGCGATATCTTAAGCTTCATATTTGCTCTAGAATAAATAAATGTAGCAAACTTTTAACCGATGTATCAATTTGCGCTATGGATTTTTCGTTTATAGAACCTAAAAAAGGTGACTTCGTTTATCTTGACCCCCCTTATCACCAATCAGGAGAACGTTTCTATACCAGAGTTCCATTTGATGAAAAAGAGCAAATCAGACTACGAGATTTTGTTTATGAACTAAACAATAAAGGTGTTAAAATTATGCTTTCAAATAATAACACTGCCTTCATTAAAGATCTATACAAAGACTTTTTCATCACTCATATTCCAGTTACATACTCAATCAATCAACAACGAAACACTGTTAATGAGCTAATCATTACTAACTACTGA
- a CDS encoding Rpn family recombination-promoting nuclease/putative transposase, translating to MSENLKHDGLFKDLMNDPKAALDFINDFLPNEVKNVLDLNTIKVEQESFVEANLRRSMCDVLFSVKTKNNNEAFIYVLIEAELRSDYWIAFKLWQYTLSILKRHKKGLKERKKERGKLPIVVPIVVYHGADRFNAPRSLWELFDAPKLAKELDGALNTY from the coding sequence ATGTCTGAAAATTTAAAACACGATGGGCTATTTAAAGATTTAATGAATGACCCAAAAGCAGCTCTGGATTTTATAAATGATTTTTTACCAAATGAAGTTAAAAACGTACTAGATTTAAATACTATAAAAGTTGAGCAAGAATCATTTGTTGAAGCTAATCTACGCCGTAGTATGTGTGACGTGCTATTTTCAGTTAAAACAAAAAATAATAATGAGGCATTTATATATGTGCTTATTGAGGCAGAATTAAGATCTGATTATTGGATCGCGTTCAAATTATGGCAATATACATTATCAATATTAAAAAGGCATAAAAAAGGACTAAAAGAGCGTAAAAAAGAACGTGGTAAATTACCAATTGTTGTACCAATTGTAGTATATCATGGAGCTGACCGATTTAATGCTCCGAGAAGCTTATGGGAACTGTTTGATGCCCCTAAATTAGCTAAAGAGTTGGATGGGGCTCTGAATACTTACTAA
- a CDS encoding TraC family protein, which yields MNTSIHKDFDRKRFSKHFVYESYDEETQLFFNRGSIGFVLLAWPLVGASVSAQNEIAEFLKSDENLPAESSLQTSV from the coding sequence GTGAACACAAGCATACATAAGGATTTTGATCGAAAAAGATTTTCTAAACATTTTGTCTATGAATCATATGATGAGGAGACTCAGCTATTCTTTAATCGTGGTTCAATAGGCTTTGTATTGCTTGCATGGCCATTGGTTGGAGCTAGTGTTTCGGCTCAAAATGAAATTGCTGAATTTCTGAAAAGTGATGAAAATTTACCAGCTGAAAGTAGCCTACAAACGTCAGTTTAG